The Microbacterium sp. KUDC0406 genome includes a window with the following:
- a CDS encoding VOC family protein, which produces MSGLIPYLLFPGNAAEALEFYRSVFGGELHLFDYAQAGRSDGPGDAIAHGMLLGDVELAGADAGADDDAVHMNGMFFSLLGTADAETLTSWFDALAAGGRVIDPLQKRPWGDHDGTLSDRYGVRWLLGFHPEG; this is translated from the coding sequence ATGAGCGGACTGATCCCGTACCTGCTGTTCCCCGGCAACGCCGCGGAGGCACTGGAGTTCTATCGGAGCGTCTTCGGCGGAGAGCTGCACCTCTTCGACTATGCCCAGGCGGGTCGCAGCGACGGCCCCGGCGATGCGATCGCGCACGGAATGCTGCTCGGCGATGTCGAGCTCGCCGGTGCGGACGCCGGTGCCGACGACGACGCCGTGCACATGAACGGGATGTTCTTCTCGCTGCTCGGCACGGCGGATGCCGAGACGCTGACGTCGTGGTTCGACGCGCTCGCCGCGGGCGGCCGCGTGATCGACCCGCTGCAGAAGAGGCCGTGGGGAGACCACGACGGCACGCTCTCGGACAGGTACGGGGTGCGCTGGCTGCTCGGGTTCCACCCGGAGGGCTGA